The window TCGTAGGACACCGAATAAGGACTGCGATACGCCTCCGGCATCGCGGCGCCATTCGGAATCTTCGAGAAGTCGAGCTTCTCGATCAGCCCCTGCTCGCCGCCACGCAGGCAGTTCCCGGTCGGGGTATCGACAACGTCCCAGATCGGCTTGCCGCTGCCGACCTGGGTCTTGATCGCAGGCCAGGCGTCGGGAATCGAATCCTGATTGATGGTGATGCCGAGCTTCTTGGCGGAGGGATCGAGGATCGCCACCGTCTGCGCCTGCTGATAGGCACCGCCCTGCGAGACGAAGGTGATCTGCTCGGCGGCACTGGCCGCGGTCCCGCCAAGCGCAATCGCGCCAACCAGCGCGTAGCCAAATCGAAAATTCCGCTTCGTATTCATCCTCGCCTCCTCCAGATAAATCTCACTGTCCGATCGCATCGAGAAACTGGTACCAGCCGGCGACGATGCGCACGGCGGGCTCGCGCAACGGATAGAACGGGATGGCTTTCAATCGCCGCGCATCGAGCAGCCCGACCTCTGGCGTCTCGCCGCGCACGAAGGCGGCGAGATAGCGGCCCATCAGGCTCGACATCGCCACGCCCGCGCCGTTGTAGCCCATCGAAAACAACGTGCGGTCGTCGAGCCGGCCGATATGCGGCACCGAGTCCAGCGTCATCCCGACCAGGCCCGACCATTTGTAGGCGAGCGGGACCTCGGCGAGATCCGGGAAGATGCCGACCATCGCCTTGCGCAACGCGCCGAAGGCGGTTTCCGAATCCTGCTTGCCGAACGCGCCGCGGCCCCCAAAAACCACGCGGTTGTCGACCATGCGGAACCAGCGCATCATGCGCTTGGTCTCGGTGTAGGTGCGCCCGGTCGGCATCAGGCTTCCCGCGAGGTTGCGCGGCAGCTTGTCGGTCGCGATGATGGCGCTGCGGAACGGGATCAGCGTGCGCTGCATGCTCGCGGTCGCGCCGGTGAGGTCGGAATAGCTGTTGGTGGCGATGATCGCTTGTTTCGCCCGCACCGCGCCCTGCGGCGTTTCGGCGACGATGCCGCTATTGTCGCGCCGAAGCTTTACGACCGGCGACTCCTGGAAAATCGGGACGCCGCGGCGCGCCACGCCAGCGGCAAGGCCGCGCAGATAATTCAGCGGATGGATGCCGCCGGAGCCGGGATTGAGCACGCCGCCGACGAAGATGCCGGAGCCGGTCTCGTCGCGCACTTGCCCCTTGTCGAGGATGCGGACCTCCGCATCGCCCATCTCGCGCTTCATCCAGTTGGCTTCGGCGATCGCGGCCTTCAGGGTCGTCTCGTTGTGGGCGGCCTTGACCTGGCCGGTGCGCGTTAACGCGGCACTGGTGATGCCAAATTCGGAGACCAGCTCCTCCACGATATCGGTGGATTCATGCGCGATCCCGTACATGCGCTGCGCCATGGCACGACCGTGCACGGCGTCGATCTCGCGGAACGACAGGCGGAACTTTGCGGTGATCACGCCGCCATTGCGGCCACTCGCGCCCCAGCCCGGGCGGTTGGCCTCGAGCACAATCGGCGACAAACCGCTTTTGGCGATGTGGTGCGCAGCGGACAGGCCGGTATAGCCCGCCCCGATGATCACCACATCCGCCTGGTGCTCGCCCGACAGAGCCGGAAACTCGCGCGCGGGCTCGGCCGTGGCGGCCCACAGCGAGTTGGCCGATGGCAGCGCGTTCCGGTCCCGTGTCATGCCACCGCTCATGCCTTACGCCGCCGGCCCGATGGCCGCATCGGCAAGCGCCTTCAAGGTCGGAAAATGGAAATCCGGCTTGGTCAGCGTCTCCACGGCCGGTGTGCCTCCGAAGCCGGCCACGCCCTGGCGACGCTCGATCCAGCACACCTTGTAGCCGAGCTTCCGCGCGATCCCGATGTCGTGATACTGGCTCTGCGCGACGTGAAGGATATCGGACTGCTTGTAGCCGAAAGCGGACTGGCGACCCTTGTTGTAGGCGAAGAACTCCGGATCGGGTTTCGCAACGCCAGTCTCGTCGGCGCACACGGTATCATCGAAGGGATTGCCGAGCGCATGCGCGTAACAGGAGAGCGCGACGCGGTCGGCGTTGGTCATCGCGACCAACCTGAATTTGGTGCGCAGGCGCTTGAGCGCTTCGACCGAGTCCGGGAACGGTCCCCAGCGCAGCACCGCGAGTTGGAACACGTCGCAGGAGGCGTCATCGGCCTGCAGCCCGAGCTCCTTGGCGAGATAGCGATAGACATGGAACATCACCTCGCTCGAACGCTCGTGGTGATTGTCGCGACCGCGCTTGTAGGATTCGAAGATCTTGTCGTCGCTGAGCTCGGCCGGCGACTTGCCCGAGATCCGGCGCACCGCGGAGAGCACGCCGGTCTCAAAGTCGATCAAGGTGCCGACGACGTCGAAGGTGAGAACCTTGAAATTGCTGAACGAGGCTGCTGACGACATTTTGGCTTCTTCTCTCGGTTGGACAAGGCTTGGGTTCAGTCCCTCACTCTGGGCACCACGATGGTATCCTCGGGATGAAGGGTCACGGTGAGGCTGCCGCCGAGCGGCGGGATGCGCCTGTAGGCCTGGTGATAGCTCGCCTGGCGCAGGCTGAGCACGATCCCATCGGCGAGCGCCAGGAAGATGCGCAGGCTCTCGCCCTGATAGACGATGTCGGTGACCGTGCCGGTCAGCCGATTGCAGGCGGTGTCCGGCGCGCCGTCGTCGATCAGCAGCTTTTCGCTGTGCACGGCGAGCATCAGTGCGTCCCCGTCGGGAATGGCGCGGGCGCTGCGCAGAAGGACGTTGCCGAGCGCAACGCCGGAGGCATCGACGCGTCGCACGGGAAGCATCGTGGCCTCGCCAATGAAACTCGCGACGAAGGAATCCGCGGGATGATCGTGCAGACGCTCGGGCGCGTCGATCTGGATCAGCCTGCCGTCCTTCATCACGGCGACGCGGTCGCTCATGGTCAGCGCTTCGCGTTGATCGTGTGTGACGTAGATGATGGTGGCGCCGATGCGCTTGTGCAGCGTGCGCAGCTCGATCTGCATGGATTCGCGCAGCTGCTTGTCGAGGGCGGACAGCGGCTCGTCCATCAGGATCAGCCGCGGCTCGAAGATCATGGCGCGTGCGAGCGCCACGCGCTGGCGCTGGCCGCCGGAGAGTTGCGCGATACCGCGCTCTTCGTAGCCGGCAAGGCCGACCATCGAAAGCGCCGCGCGCACCTTATCCGGCCAGGCCGCCTTCGGCAGCCGTCGCGCGCGCAAGGGAAAGGCGACATTCTCGCCGACGCTCATATGCGGGAACAGCGCGTAGTTCTGGAACACGACGCCGATGTCGCGCTTGTGCGGCGGCATCCACGTGACGTCGCGGCCGCCGAACAGGATCGTTCCGCTCGATGGCAGGATGAAGCCACCGAGGATGCCGAGCAACGTGGTCTTGCCGGAGCCGGAGGGGCCGAGCAGCGAGACGAACTCGCCGGCCGCGACATTGAGGGACACGTCGTCGAGGGCGCGAACGGCGCCATAGGCCTTGCTCGCGGATCTGATCTCGACGCTTTCCGCTCGTTTGTCCAACGATCGACCTCACCATGTCCCTACAATGGCGTGCCTCACTGCGCGCCATAAGCCTGCTTTATAGACAAGACATTCGAGCACTTACGGTCGAAGCGTGCACCGCACCAACTTCTTCGCTCGCAAGCCTTGTCTTTAGGCTGTCATGTCGATGACACCAGACTTGGCAAAACTCGGCAATTGCCAAATTCTCACCCGGCTCATAACATGGCGTTATGCCTGAGCTACGCCGGATGCTGCCCTCAAGTAACGCCCTGTTCGTCTTCGACGCAGCGGCACGCAATGGCAGCTTCACGGCGGCTGCCGCCGAACTGAACGTCACCCAGCCTGCGGTGAGTCGGATGCTGGGTCAGTTCGAGGACCATCTCGGCGTCCGCCTGTTCGATCGCAAAGCGGGACGCGCCGTGCTCACCGAGGAAGGCGAACTCTTGTATCGCCGCGTGCTCGAAGGCTTTCGCAGCATCGAGAGCGGACTCGTGGAAATCGAACGGCGGCGCAAGGGCACCGAGACGGTGACGCTGTCGGTCTCCTCCGCCTTCACCACGCATTGGCTGATGCCGCGCATCGACAAGCTGCAGCGGCAATTCCCACAGGTCGATTTGCGCTTTCAACTGATCTCCGGCGCGCTGCGCGGACCGGTGGAAAATGTCGATCTCGGCATGCGCTTCCGCGATCGCGAGGAACCGTCATCCGGCGGCACGCTGGTGATGAAGGAGGTCATGCTGCCGATGTGCAGCCCTGCCTATCTCGGAGAAACCGATCCCGCCGAGGGCAACACCATCATTCGGCTCGCCGAGACGCCGGGCGACTGGGCCGCGGATTACGCATCGCTTCTCACGGGGCGCCGCGGTGCGGCCAAGGCGCTGAGCTTCACGGATTATGCCGTCGTGATGCAGGCTGCCCTGCTCGGCCAGGGCATCGCGCTCGGTTGGCTGACGGTCGCCTCGCATTGGATGCTGACCGGCGCGCTGGTGCCGGCCTCCGACACGCTCACCACCACACGCCGCATCTGCGAATTCCTGCCACCGCGCAACCGGCCGATGCGCCCCATCGCCGCCGAGATCCGCGACTGGATCACCGCGCAGATGAAAAGCGAGATCGCCGCGATCGATCGGCTCTATCCAAAGCTCGGCGCGATGGCGGCCTGCTATTGAGCGAGCGGGAGGTGTTGGAGTGAGGCACCTCTCCCTCCACGTCATTGCGAGCGCAGCGAAGCAATCCAGAGTCTTTCCGCGGAGAGATTCTGGATTGCTTCGCTGCGCTCGCAATGACGACGTGGGTAGATTCCGGCCTCTCCCCGCGAGCGAGGAGAGGCGAAGCACGCCTCAGTGATGCTCGATCGCGCGGATCGCACCGCGGAGCTCGGCGAGGCCGCGGAGGCGGCCGATTGCGGTGTAGCCCGGATTGGTGCGCTTGGTCGCTGCGAGATCGTCGAGCATGCGGTGGCCATGATCGGGCCGGAACACAATTTGCCGGTCGGGCGAACGCCGCGCGTTCTCCTTCAGCAGCGCCTTCAGCAGCGCCTTCAGCACCGCGACCATGTCGACGTCACCGTCGAGATGATCGGACTCGTAAAAGGACAGGCCATCCGCCTCGCGCTTGGTCGCGCGCAGATGCGCAAAGGCGATGCGCGGACCGAAGCGTTCGGCCATCGCGGGGAGATCGTTCTCGGCGCGCACGCCGAGCGACCCCGTGCACAGGCAGATACCATTCGCCTTTGACGGCACGGCATCGAACAACGCCTGATAGTCATCGGCGCTGGACGCGACGCGCGGCAGGCCGAACAGCGGGCGCGGCGGGTCGTCCGGATGAAGTGTCAATGAGACCCCGAGTTGCTCGGCGACGGGTGTGACGCGGCCCAAAAATTCGGCGAGATGCTGCCGCAGGATTTTTGGCGTGACATCGCGATATGTTTCCAGCCTGTCGCGGAATTGCGGGATGGTCATCGGCTCGGTGGTCGAGCCCGGCAGCGCGCTGGCGATGACCATGACGAGATAGTCGATATCGGCCTGGCTCATCTGCTCGAACAGCTTTTTCGCGCGGGCCTGCTGCTCGGGTGAGTATTCCTGGATAGCGGCCGGCCGCTTCAGGATGTGCAGCTCGAAGGCGGCGAAACGGTCCTGGTCGAAGCGCATGGCACGAGCGCCGTTCGGCAACTCCCATTCCAGATCGGTGCGGCACCAATCCACGACGGGCATGAAGTTGTAGCAGATGATCTTGATGCCGGCCGCGGCCACCGCCTCCATGCTGGCGATCCACGTCTCGATCGAGCGCGTCGCCTTGGCCCCGAGACGCTTGACGTCGTCGGGGATCGGAATCGATTCCACCACCGACCAGGTCAGCTGCGAGCGGCCGGGCTGGCCACGCTCGATGAAGTTCTTGCGCTCCTCGACCGCCTTGCGTGTCCAGGCTTCCCCGATCGGCACCTGATGCAGCGCCGAGACGATGTCGCTCGCCCCGGCCTGCCTGACATCATCCAGCGACACGGGATCATCGGGCCCGTACCAGCGCCATCCCTCTAGCATCATGCCCGTTTCTCCGATCAATTCGCGGTCAGCACGACCTTGACGCTCTGCGAGCGATCGAGCGCCAGCCGCAGCGCGTCCGGCGCGGTGGACAGCGGCCGCTCGGCGGTGACCAGCGACAGCACGTCGACGCTGCCGTCCGCGATCAGCTCCACCGCATTCATGAACTCGAGCCCGAAGCGGAACGAGCCGCGCAAATCGATCTCCTTGGCCATCACCGCATTGGCCGGCACCGGAATCTGACCGCCCGGCAAATTGCCGATCTGCACCACAACGCCGCCGCGCCTGACGATACCGATCGCGCTGGCAAGGCCTGCAGCCGTGCCCGAGACTTCGAACGCGATATCGTAGGGGCGCGACGCGGCCTGCGCCTTCAGGCCTTCCTCGCCGGCTGCGACATTCTCGACGTGAGAGGCGCCGAGCCGGGTCGCAAAGGCCAGCGGCGCTGGCGCAATGTCGGCCACCGTGATGTCGGTCATGCCGGCGCGGCGCGCGGCGAGCATGGTCAGAAGCCCGATCGGACCGGCACCGAAGATGATGCCGCGTTTGCCTTCGATGTTGCCGGCACGCGCGACCGCGTGCAGGCAGACCGCGAGCGGCTCGGCCAGCGCCGCGGCCTGATAGGACACGTGATCGGGGATCTTCACGCACTGCGCCGGGATTGCATCGAAATAATTGGCGAAGCCGCCCTGCATGTGCGGAGTCTTCGAGGCCGAGCCCATGAAGTAGATATTTTCGCAGAGGTTTTGCCGGTCTTGGCGGCAGGCGACGCAATGGCCGCACCAGCGCGACGGGTTGACCGCAACGCGGTCGCCGACCTTCAGGTTCGCCGCGGAGCCCGCGATCTCCACGACCTCGCCGGAGATTTCATGGCCGAGCACCAGCGGCGATTTCGCCACGAAATCGCCGGTCCGGGCATGGCGGAAATAATGCATGTCCGAGCCGCAGATGCCGCCGGCGCCGAAACGGAGGCGCACCATGCCTTCGGCGAGCTTGTCGAGCGGATGCTCGACCATGCGCAGATCTTCGGGGCCAAACAGGGTTGCGGCGAGAGCAGTTGAGGTCATTTGGAAAGTCCCATGTATTTCGGCAGCCAGAGGGTCAATTCGGGGATGTAGGTGATCGCGATCAGCGCGAGCATCAGCGGCACCAGCCAGGGCAGGATCGCCACCGTCGTGCGTTCGACCGAGAGCTTTGCGACGCGCGCGAGCACGAACAAGACCATGCCGAGCGGCGGATGCAACAGGCCGATCATCAGGTTCAGCGTCATGATCAGACCGAAATGGATCGGGTCGATCCCGAGCTTGAGCACGATCGGCAACAGGATCGGCACCAGAATGGTGATCGCCGCCGTGGTGTCGATGAAGCAGCCGACGAACAGGATCAGGACGTTGGCGAGCGCCAGGAACACCCATTTGTTGTGGGTGATGCTGAGCATCCAGTCCGACAGCATCTGAGCTGCCTGCGACACCGTCAGCAGCCAGGCGAAGATCGAGGCTGCGGTGACGATGAACAGAACCGACGCCGTGGTCTCGATGGTGTCGAAAGTCGCTTTCGCGACCGTTTTCATCGTCATGGTGCGGTAGCGCACGAGGCCCAGGAACAGCGACCAGATCACGGCGGCGACGGCGGCTTCCGTCGGGGTGAACCAGCCGAGCGTCATGCCGCCGATCAGGATCACCGGCGCCATCAGCGCCATCACCGCGGAGAAATCGAAGTACCAGTCCATCGCGAGCAGCACGACCAGGCCAATCCCAACTGCCCAATTGGTGGAGAGACCGGCGACCGTCAGAAGCCAGACGGCCATCGGGAAAGCGAGCACGACGAGGATCTCGAGCCCCGCCGATCCCAATTGCGGCCAGGAGAACGGCGTATCGCTGCCCCATTTGTTCTTGTGCGCGAAGTAGGTGACGGTGGCCATCATCAGCAGCGTCAGCACGACGCCTGGAATGACGCCCCCCAGAAACAACGCGCCGATCGAGACGTTCGCCATCATGCCGTAAATCACGAAAGGCAGCGACGGCGGGATGATCGGGCCGAGCGTGGCGGACGCCGCGGTGACGCCGACGGAGAATTCCGTGGTGTAACCGTGATCCTTCATCGCCTTGATCTCGATGGTGCCGAGACCCGCGACATCCGCGATCGCGGTGCCGGACATGCCGGAGAAGATCACCGAGCCGATGATGTTGACGTGCCCGAGGCCGCCGCGCATCCAGCCGACCAGCGCGACCGCGAACTTGTAGATGCGGCCGGTGACGCCGGCGATGTTCATGAGATTGCCGGCCAGGATGAAGAAGGGCACGGCGAGCAGCGGAAAGCTTTCCACCCCGGCGATCATGCGCTGCGCCAGCGTGACGTCGGGCGTCACGCCGCTGACCAGGATGTAGAGCAGCGACGACGTCGCCATGGCAATGGCCACGGGCACGCCGAGCAGCATCAGGATGAGGAAGCCTCCAAGCAACAGCAGCATGAAATTACCCTTCAAAACCGTCGTAGGCGCCGGGACGTTCGAGGATCGAATAGCCCTGTCGCAAATGTTGCACCGCCACTTGCAGAGAGCGCACGAACATCAGCACGAAGCCGAGCAGCACCGCATAGTAGACGTAGTCCTTGGGAAGATTGATCGTCGTCATGGATTCGTCGCCGATGATCTGGATGTAGACCCAGACCAGCTTGATTGCGTAGCCGAAGAAGGCGATCCGGATCAGGTCGATCACCGTCGACAATGCGCGCGCCGCGAGGTGCGGCAGATAGCGATAGAGCAGATCGACCTGGATGTGCCGCGACAGCCGCACGCACATCGAGGAGCCGATGAAGACCACGCCGATCAGGCAGTAGGTCGCGATCTCCTCGGTCCAGGCGTAGCTGTCGTTGAGCACGTAGCGGGTAAAGAACTGGAGGAAGACGGCGAGCGCCATCACCCAGAAGATCGCCAGCGCGACCCAGTCCTCGAAAGCGTAGATGCCGAGATCGACCTTGGGTGCCGCCTCCTCCTCAAAAGTGTGGGCGATCTCGTCCGCGGTGATCTGCCGGTGCGTTTCGGCGGTGGACATGGGTGTGCTCCCTAAAACACTGACCGTCGTTCCGGGGCTCGCGAAGCGAGAACCCGGAACCTCGAGATTCCGGGTCTGGTCCTTCGGACCATCCCGGAATGACAGCACTGGCTATTTTACCGCCTGGATCCGTTCCCAGTCGGCCTTGCGATAGCCAAACGTCTCGAACGCGACGTTCTTCAGCACGGTGTCGCGGAACTCGTTCTTGTCGACCTCGGTGACGGTCAGGCCCTTCTCCTTGAAGAAGGCGACCAGCTTGGCCTCGTTCTGCTTGATCTCCGCGGTCGCCTTGGCGGCGGCTTCCTGCGCCACGTCGGTGAAGATCTTCTTGTCCTCGTCGCTGAGCTTCTTCCAGAGCGCGCCGGCCACCACCGTGTTGAGATGATCGACGATGTGGCCGGTCAGCACGATGTGCTTCTGCACCTCGTAGAACTTCTTGGCCTCGATCGTGGTCAGCGGGTTCTCCTGGGCCTCGACGGTGCCGTTCTGGAGCGCGAGATAGACTTCGGCGAACGCGATCGGCGCGGTGTTGGCGCCGCAGGCGCGCGGCATCGCCAGATAGGCGGGAACGTCGGGCACGCGCATCTTCAGGCCCTTGAGGTCGGCACAGGTCTTGATCGGCTTGTTCGACGAGGTCTGACGCACGCCGTAATAGGTCACCGCGAGGATGTGGTGGCCGCTCTTGTCCTCATAACCCTTGGTGAGCTCCTTGAAGATGTCGCTCTTGGTGTAGGCGAGCAGATGATCCGCATCGCGGAAGGTGTAGGGATAATAGGTCACGCCGATCGGCGGAAAGCTCTTGGCCGCGAAGCTCGAGCCGGAGATGATGATGTCGACCGAGCCGAGCGAGAGGCCCTGGTTGATGTCGGCTTCCTTGCCGAGCTGCGATGCCGGATAGACATCGATCGCATAGCGCCCGTTGGTGCGCTTGCCGATCTCCTGCGCGGCCCAGACCGACGCGGTGTGGAACGGCTCCGAGGTCTCGTAGACATGGGCCCATTTGAGCTTGGTCTGCGCCATGCCGGCGCCAGTCGTCGCAATCATCGCCGCGGCCGAGACCGCCAGCACCATTGTCATCTTTTTCAACACTGACTTTCCTCCATTTTTCAAGTCTGCTTCTTTAAATCTGCTTCTTGTCAGCCCGCCCCCAGCGCGGGGGCGGGCTGCACAATGTCATCGCTGTCGCGCGCTGCTGCTCGCAGCTCGCTTCTTCGGCGCACGTTCCGGTTTTGACGGCTTTGCCGTCGATCGCGCCGCGCGCCCGGAAGACGGCCCTGCCGCCTTCTCGGCGCCGAAGTTCTGCGCAAAGCGCTCCTGGGATCGCGCGAGATGATCGCGCATCGCATCGCGCGCGGCCCCGGGATCATGCGCCGCGATCGCGTCGCGCACCGCGCGATGCTCGTCGAGCGCAGTGCGCCACGTGCCCGGGCTCTCGAAATAATGCGCAAGCTGCGCGAAATAGGGATTGAGGCGCTGGTCGAACAACTCGCCGACCACACGGACCAGAACGGCATTGCCGAGGCTTCCGGCGATCGCGACGTGGAAGGCGCGGTCGTGGACCATCGAGGCTTCGCCGGGGTGTTCTACATTCTCCATCGCGACAAGGGACGCATCGATGCGGGCAACGTCGTCCTTCGTCGCCACGCGCGCGGCTTCTTCGGCGATGGCGCTTTCCAGGAACTCGCGGGCGCGCAGCAGCTCGAACGGGCCCTCGATGACGGAAGCAGGCGCGGTCGCCGCAACCGCCGCGGGCTCAATCACATAGATGCCGGAACCGACGCGGATACGAAGGCGGCCCTCGACTTCGAGCGCGATCAGGGCTTCGCGCACCGTCGGCCTGGAAATCCTGAGCTGCTCGGCGAGCTCGCGTTCGGTCGGCAAGCGGCTGCCGACCGCGTACTCGCCGCTGTCGATCAGGCTTCGCAATTGATCGGCGACCTGGCGATAAAGCCGTCGCGCCTCCACAGCTTCCAGCGGCACGCTGGTCCTCCCGAAAGGGTCATGCCGGCAGCTCTCGCCGCCCGCGGCCCGCCAATTTTGGAAAATTGGTCTTACCAATTGACCGCAGCATTGACCGAGGACAGGCGCCATGTCAAGCAGCGGCCAAACAAGGGGAGAGACGACCATGCGCCCTGATTCAACGCGCCTTGGCCGCGCCAATCTCGACCGGCTACCACCTGGCATCCGCCGCCCGGCCTACGACCGTTCGCGCGTCACGCCTGGCATCGTGCATCTTGGCCTTGGCGCGTTTCACCGCGCCCACCAGGCCGTCGTCATCGACGATTGCCTTGCGGCCGGCGCCACCTCGTGGGGCATCGTCGGCGCCAGCCTGCGCAGCCCTGACACACGCGACGCCCTCGCCCCGCAGGATCATCTCTATACGGTTGCCATCCGTGCGGCCGAAGGCACCGAGCACCGCATCATCGGTGCGCTGCTCGACAGCGTGGTTCCGCGCGAGAGCCCGGCACGATTGGTCGAGCGAATGGCCGATCCCGCCATTCGCATCGTCTCCCTCACCGTCACCGAGAAAGGCTATTGCCACACGCCGCAGACCGGCGATCTCGACGAACGCCATCCTGATGTCGTGCACGACCTCAACAATTTCGACGCGCCGCGCTCGGCTCCCGGCTTCATCGTGGCGGCGCTGGCGCGCCGGCGGGCCCTGGGCGCCCCGCCCTTCACTGTGCTGAGCTGTGATAACCTCGCCGCCAACGGCCACACCGTGCAGCGGATCGTGACGCAATTCGCCGCGCTGCGCTCGAAAGATCTCGGCAAGTGGATCGCGGATACAACCGCCTTCCCCTCGACCATGGTCGACCGCATCGTGCCGGAGACGACGGATAGTGACCGCGATGCGGTTTCATCGGCGCTCGGTTTGCGCGACGCATGGCCCGTCATGACCGAGCCGTTCACGCAATGGGTGGTCGAGGACCGTTTTTCAGCGGGCCGGCCCGATCTTGCCGCAGCGGGTGTCGAGCTCGTCACGGACGTCAAGCCGTTCGAGTTGATGAAGCTGCGGCTGCTCAACGCCAGCCATTCGGCGCTGGCCTATCTCGGCTATCTCGCCGGCTACGAGACCATCGCCGACACCATGCAGGATCCGCATTTCGCGCGCCTCGCCGCGCAGGTGATGGAAGAGGCCGCGGTGACGCTGATGATGCCATCAGGCGCAGACCTGGCCGCCTATCGCGCCTCGCTGCTCAAGCGCTTCGCCAATCCGGCACTGCATCACCGCACCTGGCAGATCGCGATGGACGGCTCGCAAAAGCTGCCGCAGCGCCTGCTCGGCGCGATCCAGGATCGTCTCGCCAGCAACCTGCCGATCGCGACGCATGCGCTCGCGGTGGCCGGCTGGATGCGCTATGTCACTGGCCTCGACGAGAAGGGCCGCACCATCGACGTGCGCGATCCGCTCGCCGCCGAGTTCACCGGTTTGGCGCGCGAGGCAGGCCCCGTCGCCGAACGATTGGCGCCCGCACTGCTCGGCGTCGGAAAAGTGTTCGGGCCGCTGGGGGCGGAGCCGCGCCTGCGCGAGGCCGTGACCGCGGCGCTCGGCCGACTCTACAAGGATGGCGCGCGGCGTACGGTGGAGACGCTGATCGCGGCGTGACCACAAAACGGGCAGCAATGCTGCATTGCGGTCCAGAGCGAACGGAAAGTCGACGGAAGTCGCGCTTGATTTTTCCCTGTCATTGCCCCACCCGAGAGGCATGGCGAAGGACACCAAGGTGATCGCGGCGAACGCAGCGTTCTACGCCGCCTTTTCGACCGGCGATTTCGACGAAATGGAGCGGATGTGGGCGGACGATGACGCCATTTCCTGCATTCATCCCGGCTGGCCGGCCATCATCGGCCGGGCCACAGTGATCGGAAGCTGGCGCGACATCCTGCAGAGTCCGGAACGGCCGCAGATCGTTTGCGCGGAACCCCAGGCCATCGTCGACGGCGACAGCGCGCGCGTGCTCTGCATCGAGATCGTCGACGGCACGGCATTGGCCGCTGCCAACCATTTTCGGCGCGTCGGCGACGACTGGCGCCTGGTGCACCACCAGTCGAGCCCGATCGCGCAAATTGTCGAGCAAGCTGAGGACGATAGAGCGAGCCACCGCGTCCATTGAGGGCGGCCGGCCCGCAGGCACATTCTACTGTGCATGGGGTTGTTTTTCAGCTTTTTGTTTTGGCGCCTCACCCGAGCCCGGACAGGTCATCCAGCACGACCCGCGCCTGGCTAAAATCGTCGTCCCGGAAGAACATGCTTCTGGTGATGAGCACGGGAATGTTCGCCCTTGAGGCTGAGATCAGGCCGTTGGCGGAATCCTCGATCGCGACGCAGTCGGACGCGTTGAGCTTCAGCCGCGCCAGGACCTCGAAATAGACATCCGGCGCAGGCTTTTTGTGCTGCACG of the Bradyrhizobium sp. WSM1417 genome contains:
- a CDS encoding FAD-binding oxidoreductase; the protein is MTRDRNALPSANSLWAATAEPAREFPALSGEHQADVVIIGAGYTGLSAAHHIAKSGLSPIVLEANRPGWGASGRNGGVITAKFRLSFREIDAVHGRAMAQRMYGIAHESTDIVEELVSEFGITSAALTRTGQVKAAHNETTLKAAIAEANWMKREMGDAEVRILDKGQVRDETGSGIFVGGVLNPGSGGIHPLNYLRGLAAGVARRGVPIFQESPVVKLRRDNSGIVAETPQGAVRAKQAIIATNSYSDLTGATASMQRTLIPFRSAIIATDKLPRNLAGSLMPTGRTYTETKRMMRWFRMVDNRVVFGGRGAFGKQDSETAFGALRKAMVGIFPDLAEVPLAYKWSGLVGMTLDSVPHIGRLDDRTLFSMGYNGAGVAMSSLMGRYLAAFVRGETPEVGLLDARRLKAIPFYPLREPAVRIVAGWYQFLDAIGQ
- a CDS encoding HAD family hydrolase — encoded protein: MSSAASFSNFKVLTFDVVGTLIDFETGVLSAVRRISGKSPAELSDDKIFESYKRGRDNHHERSSEVMFHVYRYLAKELGLQADDASCDVFQLAVLRWGPFPDSVEALKRLRTKFRLVAMTNADRVALSCYAHALGNPFDDTVCADETGVAKPDPEFFAYNKGRQSAFGYKQSDILHVAQSQYHDIGIARKLGYKVCWIERRQGVAGFGGTPAVETLTKPDFHFPTLKALADAAIGPAA
- a CDS encoding ABC transporter ATP-binding protein, which codes for MDKRAESVEIRSASKAYGAVRALDDVSLNVAAGEFVSLLGPSGSGKTTLLGILGGFILPSSGTILFGGRDVTWMPPHKRDIGVVFQNYALFPHMSVGENVAFPLRARRLPKAAWPDKVRAALSMVGLAGYEERGIAQLSGGQRQRVALARAMIFEPRLILMDEPLSALDKQLRESMQIELRTLHKRIGATIIYVTHDQREALTMSDRVAVMKDGRLIQIDAPERLHDHPADSFVASFIGEATMLPVRRVDASGVALGNVLLRSARAIPDGDALMLAVHSEKLLIDDGAPDTACNRLTGTVTDIVYQGESLRIFLALADGIVLSLRQASYHQAYRRIPPLGGSLTVTLHPEDTIVVPRVRD
- a CDS encoding LysR family transcriptional regulator; the protein is MPELRRMLPSSNALFVFDAAARNGSFTAAAAELNVTQPAVSRMLGQFEDHLGVRLFDRKAGRAVLTEEGELLYRRVLEGFRSIESGLVEIERRRKGTETVTLSVSSAFTTHWLMPRIDKLQRQFPQVDLRFQLISGALRGPVENVDLGMRFRDREEPSSGGTLVMKEVMLPMCSPAYLGETDPAEGNTIIRLAETPGDWAADYASLLTGRRGAAKALSFTDYAVVMQAALLGQGIALGWLTVASHWMLTGALVPASDTLTTTRRICEFLPPRNRPMRPIAAEIRDWITAQMKSEIAAIDRLYPKLGAMAACY
- the uxuA gene encoding mannonate dehydratase — protein: MMLEGWRWYGPDDPVSLDDVRQAGASDIVSALHQVPIGEAWTRKAVEERKNFIERGQPGRSQLTWSVVESIPIPDDVKRLGAKATRSIETWIASMEAVAAAGIKIICYNFMPVVDWCRTDLEWELPNGARAMRFDQDRFAAFELHILKRPAAIQEYSPEQQARAKKLFEQMSQADIDYLVMVIASALPGSTTEPMTIPQFRDRLETYRDVTPKILRQHLAEFLGRVTPVAEQLGVSLTLHPDDPPRPLFGLPRVASSADDYQALFDAVPSKANGICLCTGSLGVRAENDLPAMAERFGPRIAFAHLRATKREADGLSFYESDHLDGDVDMVAVLKALLKALLKENARRSPDRQIVFRPDHGHRMLDDLAATKRTNPGYTAIGRLRGLAELRGAIRAIEHH
- a CDS encoding L-idonate 5-dehydrogenase, which codes for MTSTALAATLFGPEDLRMVEHPLDKLAEGMVRLRFGAGGICGSDMHYFRHARTGDFVAKSPLVLGHEISGEVVEIAGSAANLKVGDRVAVNPSRWCGHCVACRQDRQNLCENIYFMGSASKTPHMQGGFANYFDAIPAQCVKIPDHVSYQAAALAEPLAVCLHAVARAGNIEGKRGIIFGAGPIGLLTMLAARRAGMTDITVADIAPAPLAFATRLGASHVENVAAGEEGLKAQAASRPYDIAFEVSGTAAGLASAIGIVRRGGVVVQIGNLPGGQIPVPANAVMAKEIDLRGSFRFGLEFMNAVELIADGSVDVLSLVTAERPLSTAPDALRLALDRSQSVKVVLTAN